A region from the Brassica napus cultivar Da-Ae chromosome C8, Da-Ae, whole genome shotgun sequence genome encodes:
- the LOC106437414 gene encoding uncharacterized protein LOC106437414, producing MAILEAIGKRLQFMQWLTTIMLVEHDSDGDEWHNNPCSTHTMPCFPMFRITSQHDDVLSKRFSRSAYKREWNFYLLRTIDEFLSEYLHYLFKQNTQNTMTDNLRRAMQDIDLGSEDAPFVLPPEVVRQAAAENRFILIGRPSMPRRQNLRNLVATMPRVWGLEGLARGRVIEGRRFQFFFPSEEAMDTVVRRGPWAYADRMIVLQRWTPLMDMALLNFIPFWIQVRGIPLQYMNREVILHIARAMGHQYIQMEYNEETGGQMEFVRFRLNWDITQPLKFQRNFQFTPGINTLLRFQYERLRGFCEVCGLITHDSGRCLNPNGGPEEGPDDGDDGADDHMNEAEHQGNPGVHIEEINEEEANEGDQDHLREVQEEHQPAEIQSPEDEVTEEVMSPEEEPHDDDWLWAGVAMPNMYSDDINSEEMFSISPFAECSDGRASLKRKTWLE from the coding sequence ATGGCGATTCTAGAGGCGATTGGAAAACGGTTACAATTCATGCAATGGCTCACCACGATCATGTTGGTTGAGCATGATTCTGATGGCGATGAGTGGCACAACAACCCATGTTCTACCCACACGATGCCCTGTTTCCCCATGTTCAGAATAACTTCTCAACATGATGACGTATTAAGTAAGAGATTTAGTAGAAGTGCCTATAAAAGAGAATGGAACTTCTATCTTCTTCGTACTATTGATGAATTCCTTTCAGAATATCTACATTATCTTTTCAAGCAAAATACGCAAAACACGATGACAGACAATCTCAGACGTGCCATGCAAGACATCGACTTAGGAAGTGAGGACGCTCCCTTTGTTCTTCCCCCTGAAGTGGTGAGACAAGCAGCGGCAGAGAACCGTTTCATCCTTATTGGACGTCCCTCTATGCCTCGTCGACAAAATTTGCGCAACCTTGTTGCCACCATGCCTCGGGTTTGGGGATTGGAAGGACTTGCTCGTGGTCGTGTTATAGAGGGGAGAagattccaattttttttcccTTCCGAGGAAGCGATGGATACGGTGGTTCGACGTGGGCCTTGGGCGTATGCAGATAGGATGATTGTCCTTCAACGGTGGACACCTCTGATGGACATGGCGTTGCTCAATTTTATCCCGTTCTGGATCCAAGTGAGGGGTATTCCGCTCCAGTACATGAACCGGGAAGTGATTCTGCATATTGCTCGTGCTATGGGTCATCAATATATCCAGATGGAGTATAATGAAGAAACAGGAGGACAGATGGAGTTTGTGCGGTTTCGTCTTAACTGGGACATCACACAACCACTCAAGTTTCAGAGAAACTTCCAGTTTACTCCTGGTATCAATACTCTCCTTCGTTTTCAGTATGAGCGATTGAGAGGTTTCTGTGAAGTTTGCGGTCTTATCACACATGATTCGGGTCGCTGCTTAAATCCGAATGGAGGACCTGAGGAAGGGCCAGACGATGGAGATGATGGAGCAGATGATCATATGAATGAGGCTGAACATCAGGGCAACCCTGGAGTACATATTGAAGAAATCAACGAGGAGGAGGCGAACGAGGGAGATCAAGATCATTTACGTGAAGTACAAGAAGAGCACCAGCCTGCTGAGATTCAAAGTCCTGAAGATGAAGTGACTGAAGAAGTAATGAGTCCAGAAGAAGAGCCACATGATGATGATTGGCTGTGGGCTGGTGTAGCTATGCCTAACATGTATTCCGACGATATCAACTCAGAAGAGATGTTCTCTATTTCTCCGTTTGCAGAATGCTCTGATGGTCGTGCTTCTCTGAAGAGAAAGACATGGTTGGAATAA
- the LOC106437439 gene encoding protein UNUSUAL FLORAL ORGANS: MERNMFITNPSAHLPFSYTFTSSSNSSTTTSTTTDSTSGQWMDGRIWSKLPPSLLDRIIAFLPPPAFFRSRCVCKRFYGLLFSNTFLEIYLQLLPPRHNCFLFFKHKTLKSYIYKRGGGGGANDDGSNKAEGFLFDPNEIRWYRLSFPYIPSGFYPSGSSGGLVSWVSEEAGLKTILLCNPLVGSVSQLPPMSRPRLFPSIGLSVTPTSIDVTVAGDDLISPYAVKNLSSESFHVDAGGFFSLWAMVSSLPRLCSLESGKMVYVGGKFYCMNYSPFSVLCYEVTGNRWIKIQAPMRRFLRSPSLLESKGRLVLVAAVEKSKLNVPKSLRLWSLQQDNATWVEIERMPQPLYTQFAVEEGGKGFECVGNQEFVMIVLRRASLQLLFDMVRKSWLWVPPCPYSRGSSGGVGSGGSEGEVLQGFAYDPVLTTPVVSLLDQLALPFPGAC, encoded by the coding sequence ATGGAAAGAAATATGTTCATCACTAACCCATCTGCACACTTACCGTTCTCTTACACCTTCACCAGTAGCAGCAACAGTAGCACAACCACTAGCACAACCACAGATTCAACCTCCGGTCAGTGGATGGACGGTCGGATTTGGAGCAAGCTACCTCCTTCGCTTCTTGACCGTATCATCGCTTTTCTTCCACCTCCAGCGTTTTTCCGGTCACGTTGCGTCTGCAAGAGATTCTACGGTCTACTTTTCTCCAACACTTTCCTCGAGATATATCTACAACTACTTCCTCCCCGACACAACtgtttcctcttcttcaaaCACAAAACCCTCAAAAGCTACATCTACAAGAgaggaggtggaggaggagcAAACGATGATGGTTCCAATAAAGCTGAAGGCTTCTTGTTTGACCCTAATGAAATCAGATGGTATCGTCTCTCTTTTCCTTACATCCCTTCAGGGTTTTATCCTTCAGGTTCATCTGGAGGGTTGGTGAGTTGGGTCTCTGAAGAAGCTGGTCTCAAAACCATTCTATTATGTAACCCTCTTGTTGGATCCGTGAGTCAGTTGCCACCAATGTCAAGGCCAAGGCTGTTCCCTTCGATAGGTCTCTCAGTAACTCCAACTTCCATTGATGTTACCGTCGCCGGAGACGACCTCATATCTCCTTACGCCGTGAAAAACCTCTCCTCGGAGAGTTTCCACGTTGACGCCGGAGGGTTCTTCTCCCTTTGGGCGATGGTTTCTTCTCTGCCGCGGCTTTGTAGCTTGGAATCAGGTAAGATGGTTTACGTGGGAGGCAAGTTTTATTGTATGAACTATAGCCCTTTTAGCGTTTTGTGCTATGAGGTTACGGGAAACCGTTGGATCAAGATCCAAGCTCCGATGAGGAGATTTCTCCGGTCTCCAAGCTTGTTAGAGAGCAAAGGAAGGCTCGTTCTCGTGGCGGCCGTTGAGAAAAGCAAGCTTAACGTTCCCAAAAGCCTTAGGCTTTGGAGTTTGCAGCAAGATAACGCCACGTGGGTCGAGATCGAAAGGATGCCTCAGCCGCTCTACACACAGTTTGCAGTGGAAGAAGGCGGAAAAGGGTTCGAGTGTGTCGGAAACCAAGAGTTTGTAATGATTGTGTTAAGAAGGGCTTCACTTCAGTTGCTGTTTGATATGGTGAGAAAGAGTTGGTTGTGGGTCCCACCGTGTCCATACTCCCGTGGCAGCAGTGGCGGTGTTGGCTCAGGTGGTTCAGAGGGAGAGGTGCTGCAGGGTTTTGCTTATGACCCGGTACTTACTACACCCGTGGTTAGTCTTCTTGATCAGTTAGCACTTCCATTTCCTGGAGCCTGTTAG